A single genomic interval of Tissierellales bacterium harbors:
- a CDS encoding ABC transporter ATP-binding protein, which yields MIKLENISKNYGVKSILDNINFEFEKGFVYGIIGPNGSGKTTLIDLLTSNLKPDNGVVLVDEIPIDEYTLLKRARKLAYLPQNATTQFGFTVEELLHMGTYSGRKLKEKCDDSKKENYIKQTEIQDFRHKKVTELSGGELQRVMFAKTLCQESEALILDEGTSNADIYFKVNYFKLLREQAIRNKLVIAVVHDLSFARKYCDKLVILKDQKIYRAGKSREVLDEIALKEVFNIEGEFYKDALLLI from the coding sequence GTGATTAAACTTGAAAATATTAGCAAAAATTATGGCGTGAAATCAATACTAGACAATATAAATTTTGAATTTGAAAAAGGATTCGTATATGGAATTATTGGACCAAATGGTTCTGGCAAAACTACATTGATAGATTTGCTGACTAGTAATCTTAAACCTGATAATGGTGTAGTTTTAGTAGATGAAATTCCTATTGATGAATATACGCTTTTAAAGCGTGCGAGAAAATTGGCTTATTTGCCACAAAATGCCACTACTCAGTTCGGATTTACTGTAGAAGAATTGTTACATATGGGAACGTATAGCGGGCGAAAACTCAAAGAAAAATGCGATGATAGCAAAAAAGAAAATTATATCAAGCAAACTGAAATTCAGGATTTTAGACATAAAAAGGTGACAGAACTGAGCGGAGGAGAACTTCAAAGAGTTATGTTTGCTAAGACATTGTGCCAAGAGAGCGAGGCATTGATACTTGATGAAGGTACTTCAAATGCAGATATTTATTTCAAGGTCAATTATTTCAAATTGCTTCGAGAACAAGCTATTCGAAACAAATTAGTTATAGCGGTTGTGCATGATTTGTCTTTTGCAAGGAAGTATTGTGACAAATTGGTTATACTTAAAGACCAAAAAATTTATAGAGCAGGAAAAAGTCGTGAAGTTCTTGATGAAATTGCATTAAAAGAGGTTTTTAATATAGAGGGAGAGTTCTACAAGGATGCTCTTCTATTGATTTAA